In Actinomyces weissii, a genomic segment contains:
- a CDS encoding aggregation-promoting factor C-terminal-like domain-containing protein — translation MATPSLNIRGTEGAGSLIEDHVSKVTVSARVSHALEVTGRVTGDVATTAARGTVVAARYGAMVGKAGVKVGKAGAKVGGKGVAAGAKTGVAFKANVEAEDSIAVGGGKTVAQIAGKKGAQLSKQVATAPIKVATAPLKVAKASVKAGRRYGANQLGLMVERSIRAKAGVAQRNVHVGLTGKVRRGSGILSKGSARAAKAGKKVGKTASKNILKRAADVAVRIASRIIGKIVAVLALKATAVLLVIMALCAIVVLVLAVIASFIPSWLAGDEADNPPTSGAGVAGVVVAGMGNDYPYKDRPYNTVNITTQYYFGNCTDFAIWRVNRDDGDTTEPWTHTNANTTPAGGHGYQWGAPSALPGWEIVKKPSPGDIISFAAGSEHGRWNSLFGHVAYIGQVSADGSMVTENYGTGEYFQMTYTGARVAELVSSGQAVIKHNPHSKVKVVTENGVSTVSNVHLAPAGTTAAAAQETARKMMPSYGWDNNQFACLVELWNHESGWNYQAENPSSGAYGIPQSLPASKMAAAGPDWRTNPATQIKWGMDYIAARPDYGNPCAAWALWQARSPHWY, via the coding sequence GTGGCGACGCCGTCCTTAAATATTAGAGGAACGGAGGGGGCAGGTTCTCTGATCGAGGACCACGTCAGCAAGGTAACGGTTAGCGCCAGGGTGTCCCACGCGCTTGAGGTGACGGGGCGGGTTACTGGTGATGTCGCGACTACTGCGGCTAGAGGCACCGTTGTGGCTGCCAGATACGGTGCGATGGTTGGTAAGGCGGGTGTCAAGGTCGGTAAGGCCGGTGCCAAGGTTGGCGGCAAGGGGGTTGCGGCCGGTGCAAAGACTGGCGTGGCATTCAAGGCTAACGTTGAGGCCGAGGACTCTATCGCGGTGGGCGGTGGAAAGACGGTTGCTCAGATAGCGGGGAAGAAGGGTGCGCAGCTGTCTAAGCAGGTAGCCACGGCTCCTATAAAGGTTGCGACCGCTCCTCTCAAGGTGGCCAAGGCTTCGGTTAAGGCCGGTAGGAGGTACGGCGCTAATCAGCTCGGGCTGATGGTTGAACGCTCTATCCGTGCCAAAGCAGGAGTTGCGCAGCGTAATGTTCACGTCGGTCTGACCGGTAAGGTCAGGCGCGGTAGCGGGATTCTTTCAAAGGGGTCGGCCCGTGCCGCCAAGGCAGGTAAGAAGGTCGGCAAGACTGCGTCAAAGAACATCCTGAAGCGCGCCGCTGACGTAGCGGTCCGTATAGCGTCGCGCATTATCGGCAAGATCGTTGCTGTCCTCGCATTGAAGGCCACTGCCGTCCTGCTAGTGATCATGGCTCTGTGTGCGATTGTGGTGCTGGTGCTAGCGGTTATCGCCTCATTCATTCCGTCTTGGCTGGCAGGGGATGAGGCGGACAACCCGCCTACCTCCGGGGCAGGCGTGGCGGGGGTTGTCGTAGCCGGTATGGGCAATGACTACCCGTACAAGGACCGTCCGTACAACACGGTCAACATCACTACACAGTATTATTTTGGTAACTGTACCGACTTTGCGATATGGCGAGTCAACCGTGATGACGGTGACACGACCGAACCCTGGACTCACACGAACGCGAACACGACTCCTGCGGGAGGGCACGGCTACCAGTGGGGGGCGCCGTCCGCGCTTCCCGGTTGGGAGATAGTAAAGAAACCTAGTCCAGGGGACATCATCTCTTTCGCGGCGGGTTCAGAGCACGGGCGCTGGAACTCCTTGTTCGGACACGTGGCATACATCGGCCAGGTGTCGGCGGACGGGTCCATGGTGACTGAGAACTATGGCACCGGTGAGTACTTCCAGATGACCTACACAGGGGCCCGGGTTGCCGAGCTCGTGTCATCAGGGCAAGCTGTAATCAAGCACAACCCCCACTCCAAGGTGAAGGTAGTTACCGAGAATGGCGTCTCCACCGTGTCAAACGTGCACCTCGCCCCCGCTGGCACAACCGCAGCAGCAGCCCAGGAGACGGCTCGCAAGATGATGCCTTCCTACGGCTGGGACAACAATCAGTTTGCCTGCCTTGTGGAGCTTTGGAACCACGAGTCTGGCTGGAACTACCAGGCGGAGAACCCGTCCTCCGGCGCCTACGGCATACCCCAGTCGCTGCCGGCATCGAAGATGGCTGCAGCTGGTCCAGACTGGCGCACGAACCCAGCCACGCAGATCAAGTGGGGTATGGACTACATAGCCGCGAGGCCGGACTACGGCAATCCCTGTGCCGCCTGGGCCCTGTGGCAGGCGCGCTCGCCCCACTGGTACTGA
- a CDS encoding conjugal transfer protein TrbL, producing MDDILKNMLEALFSMDTNSLSDLSKGLSSYNATAYNAVTGIHKAAVVPVSSVVISIILVLELARNASHIEGDQQMGVKIIAGTMFKAALLVIAAQNSLLLLDAINEVASKVAGGIDAQPEKVRELPENVTSSIGDAGNVDKAGMLMLLIIPFLISLAAKLVVQIMVILRFAELYMLTAFASLPIALIGHPDTKSMGVGYLQRYAAVGLQGATLLLAVKVYALLGPSDPIPAVGDKQSLSGWIVNNYGTFLLAPVLLMMLVLASGRISKALVGQ from the coding sequence ATGGATGACATCCTCAAGAACATGCTTGAAGCCTTGTTCAGCATGGACACCAACTCTCTGAGTGACTTGTCTAAGGGGCTGTCTAGCTACAATGCAACAGCGTACAACGCGGTTACGGGTATCCATAAGGCCGCGGTGGTGCCAGTCTCGTCTGTGGTGATTTCAATCATTCTTGTGCTTGAGCTCGCTCGCAACGCCTCCCATATCGAGGGGGATCAGCAGATGGGGGTAAAGATTATTGCCGGAACCATGTTCAAGGCTGCGCTGCTGGTTATTGCCGCCCAGAACTCGCTGCTCCTGCTCGACGCTATCAATGAGGTGGCCTCTAAGGTTGCAGGTGGAATTGATGCTCAGCCTGAGAAGGTGCGGGAGCTTCCAGAGAATGTAACTAGTTCGATAGGCGATGCCGGCAATGTAGATAAAGCGGGAATGCTTATGCTGCTCATAATTCCGTTCCTTATATCGCTTGCCGCAAAGCTCGTGGTGCAGATTATGGTCATACTCAGGTTCGCCGAGCTGTATATGCTTACGGCTTTCGCCTCCTTGCCGATTGCGTTGATAGGGCACCCTGACACCAAGAGCATGGGTGTGGGTTACCTGCAACGTTATGCCGCTGTGGGGTTGCAGGGGGCAACCCTGCTGCTCGCGGTAAAAGTATATGCGCTCCTGGGTCCTTCAGATCCGATACCGGCGGTAGGCGACAAGCAGTCCCTAAGTGGATGGATCGTAAACAACTACGGAACGTTCCTGCTTGCGCCAGTACTGCTAATGATGCTTGTGCTTGCAAGTGGACGTATATCTAAGGCCTTGGTGGGCCAATGA
- a CDS encoding GA module-containing protein encodes MKKNPLLSPLCLAAAAALVLSACGQSVEDARADAYNRLSQMPGLTASQVQEYEAQLNSAADTAAIKHILENAQQANDTKLADDVQATERASQAVATAAAASKLKESLTGVTLIGTSPECLNMTLRLENDFEGFQGTARQPGCLGIQDGMLDPVNISKATGHLSVQGLAGTIDKGPWVVQYSVTVDESGTYTFELVSGTDRYGVQGRHTFVVSSPSS; translated from the coding sequence ATGAAGAAGAACCCCCTGCTCTCTCCTCTGTGCCTGGCGGCAGCCGCCGCCCTTGTCCTGTCTGCCTGCGGGCAGAGCGTCGAGGACGCCCGGGCAGACGCCTACAACCGCCTCTCGCAGATGCCAGGACTGACCGCTTCCCAGGTACAGGAGTACGAGGCCCAGCTCAACTCGGCAGCCGACACAGCGGCGATCAAGCACATTCTCGAAAATGCGCAGCAAGCCAATGACACCAAACTTGCCGATGATGTCCAGGCCACTGAGCGCGCAAGCCAGGCGGTAGCGACCGCAGCCGCAGCAAGCAAGCTCAAAGAGTCGCTCACAGGAGTCACTCTCATAGGAACCAGCCCCGAGTGCCTGAACATGACCCTCAGACTTGAGAACGATTTTGAGGGATTCCAGGGAACAGCCCGCCAGCCAGGATGCCTTGGCATCCAGGACGGGATGCTTGACCCCGTTAATATCAGCAAGGCAACCGGACACCTCAGCGTTCAAGGCCTCGCTGGCACCATCGACAAAGGTCCTTGGGTCGTCCAGTACTCCGTGACCGTTGATGAGTCCGGGACCTACACCTTCGAACTCGTCTCTGGAACAGATCGGTACGGCGTACAAGGTCGTCACACCTTCGTAGTCTCGTCACCCTCATCCTGA
- a CDS encoding MinD/ParA family ATP-binding protein: protein MGIKVGPTACERQAWTDEHLVAQHWPGPRTVVVLNGKGGAGKTPTAILLSSFFARLGSGSVVVADGNVTRGTLGWRTEQGAHSATILDMVPEIGRLLSPEARHGDVAAFTHHQTVDRFDVLRSNPLLLSTEQKLTPAQLDGIQQVLIRYYRLIVWDTGNDEGDELWLRLIERADQIVVATSTRPDHAEAGRLLLQALTNRDGRSAVLARNAVVVVSQADKEEAQPQSLVEGFSALAREVVTIPYDKGMREQWLRSDRLAPATRLAWLHAAAAVARGL from the coding sequence ATGGGCATCAAGGTAGGGCCTACCGCATGCGAACGGCAGGCATGGACCGATGAGCACCTGGTCGCGCAGCACTGGCCCGGGCCGCGAACGGTAGTGGTACTGAACGGCAAGGGTGGGGCAGGCAAGACGCCGACCGCGATCCTGCTCTCCAGCTTCTTTGCCCGCCTGGGCTCCGGCTCGGTGGTGGTAGCGGACGGCAACGTCACCCGCGGCACGCTCGGCTGGCGCACAGAGCAGGGGGCACACTCTGCAACCATCCTTGACATGGTGCCTGAGATCGGCAGGCTACTGAGCCCTGAAGCTCGTCACGGTGACGTGGCTGCCTTCACGCACCACCAGACAGTTGACCGGTTCGACGTGCTGCGCTCCAACCCGTTGCTGCTCTCAACGGAGCAGAAGCTCACCCCCGCCCAGCTGGACGGGATCCAGCAGGTGCTTATCCGCTACTACCGGTTGATCGTGTGGGACACCGGCAACGACGAAGGGGACGAGCTATGGCTACGCCTGATAGAGAGGGCCGACCAGATCGTCGTCGCTACCTCCACACGCCCCGACCACGCGGAAGCCGGCAGGCTGCTCCTGCAGGCACTGACAAACCGTGACGGTCGCAGCGCCGTCCTTGCGCGCAACGCCGTCGTCGTCGTATCACAGGCAGACAAGGAGGAGGCGCAGCCGCAGTCCCTGGTAGAGGGGTTCAGCGCTCTTGCCCGCGAGGTGGTCACAATTCCCTATGACAAGGGGATGCGCGAGCAGTGGCTGCGCTCTGACCGGCTGGCCCCGGCCACACGCCTGGCCTGGCTCCACGCGGCAGCGGCGGTGGCACGCGGCCTGTGA
- a CDS encoding VirD4-like conjugal transfer protein, CD1115 family, translating to MSRGKALFAVLLAAIGWWAGDKTSWQVRADAAAGMDPVSILGRFWLDLTDNPLHVSTHMTDVLAGLAVVAFLALVWVYHYGARKATRPGEEQGSARWGRPGEIRPFIGDRRHDLLFTRTESLSLDSRKTQRNLNVLVIGSSGSGKSRYFVMPNLAQANTSYVVTDPKGEIMSSMGVQLREHGYEIRCLNLIDFARSDTFNPLAYFNPEQAEVDCAILTENFITNTTGSQKTGSSDFWEKAERALLTALISYTYFTKGTEGTLLDVVDMLAQMSASEQDENSMSEIDALFAATKEYVEDYTANPSAYDDEAQTMLDGLRFACSQYNTYLQGAGETKKSIIISLGVRMAPLQMVSLRRILGSDSIQADRVGTRPTALFLVIPDTHQAFSFLASIFYETFFERNMYLADHNGGRLAINVQCFMDEFANIGKMPSFERKIAVMRSRGISTSVILQNYSQGKALYRDDWETIVGNCDSLLFLGGNEQSTTEFISKRLGKETITQEDTSEQRGSNGSWSRSFRSQGRDLLTPDEVSRLPGHECLYLLRGVPPFRSHKLEAPPTGVFDYEPLPIVPCSAEPVAYEYEPEHEEPFQGPEAWLDAAPAVEDAVDVQEDVGVTITWPDGHVDERVVALEQDLVDYE from the coding sequence ATGAGTCGTGGTAAGGCCCTGTTCGCCGTACTGCTTGCCGCCATCGGCTGGTGGGCAGGTGACAAGACCTCGTGGCAGGTGCGTGCCGACGCTGCCGCCGGAATGGACCCGGTGAGCATCCTCGGGCGCTTCTGGCTGGACCTTACAGACAACCCCCTGCACGTATCCACCCATATGACTGATGTGCTGGCTGGCCTGGCGGTGGTCGCCTTCCTCGCACTCGTGTGGGTCTACCACTACGGCGCCCGCAAGGCCACCCGTCCGGGGGAGGAGCAAGGTTCTGCCCGTTGGGGACGCCCGGGGGAGATAAGACCCTTTATCGGCGACCGCCGCCATGACCTGCTGTTCACGCGCACGGAGTCCCTGAGCCTGGACTCACGCAAGACTCAGCGAAACCTCAATGTACTGGTGATCGGCTCGTCGGGCTCGGGAAAGTCACGCTACTTCGTGATGCCTAACCTGGCGCAGGCCAATACCTCCTACGTGGTCACAGACCCCAAGGGCGAGATCATGTCCTCGATGGGCGTGCAGCTGCGTGAACATGGGTACGAGATCCGCTGCCTCAACCTGATCGACTTTGCCCGCTCGGACACCTTCAATCCGCTGGCCTACTTCAACCCTGAGCAGGCAGAGGTGGACTGCGCCATCCTCACAGAGAACTTCATCACCAACACCACTGGCAGCCAGAAGACAGGGAGCAGCGACTTCTGGGAGAAGGCAGAACGCGCCCTGCTGACCGCCCTGATCTCCTACACCTACTTCACCAAAGGCACCGAAGGCACCTTGCTTGACGTGGTGGACATGCTGGCGCAGATGAGCGCCTCTGAGCAGGACGAGAACTCGATGAGCGAGATCGATGCCCTGTTCGCGGCCACCAAGGAGTATGTGGAGGACTACACCGCCAACCCCTCTGCCTATGACGACGAGGCCCAGACCATGCTTGACGGCCTGCGCTTCGCCTGCTCCCAGTACAACACCTACCTACAAGGTGCGGGTGAGACAAAGAAGAGCATTATCATCTCGCTGGGCGTGCGCATGGCGCCCTTGCAGATGGTGTCGCTGCGTCGGATCCTGGGCTCGGACTCTATCCAGGCAGACCGGGTAGGCACCCGCCCCACTGCCCTGTTCCTTGTTATCCCTGACACTCACCAGGCCTTCAGCTTTCTGGCGTCGATCTTCTACGAGACGTTCTTTGAGCGGAACATGTACCTGGCGGACCACAACGGAGGGCGCCTGGCTATAAACGTGCAGTGCTTCATGGACGAGTTCGCCAACATCGGCAAGATGCCTTCCTTTGAGCGGAAGATCGCCGTCATGCGTTCACGCGGGATCTCGACCTCTGTCATCCTGCAGAACTACTCACAAGGCAAGGCGCTTTACCGCGATGACTGGGAGACGATCGTCGGTAACTGCGACTCCCTGCTGTTCCTGGGCGGCAACGAGCAGTCCACGACCGAGTTCATCTCCAAGCGCTTGGGCAAGGAGACGATCACCCAGGAGGACACCAGCGAGCAGCGGGGCAGCAACGGATCCTGGTCCCGTTCTTTCCGTTCTCAGGGTCGTGACCTGCTCACCCCCGATGAGGTCTCGCGCCTGCCCGGCCACGAGTGCCTGTACCTGCTGCGCGGAGTCCCTCCCTTCCGCTCCCACAAGCTTGAAGCTCCACCTACCGGCGTCTTCGACTATGAGCCCCTCCCGATCGTGCCATGTTCAGCTGAACCGGTGGCCTACGAGTATGAGCCCGAGCACGAGGAGCCATTCCAGGGCCCAGAGGCCTGGCTCGACGCCGCCCCCGCCGTCGAGGATGCAGTTGACGTCCAGGAGGACGTGGGGGTGACGATCACCTGGCCGGACGGCCATGTTGACGAGCGCGTGGTGGCGCTGGAGCAGGACCTCGTCGATTACGAGTGA